GACATCCGATGGGTGCAGTGATTACAAGTGAAGAAATCTCAAATTCTTTTGAAATGGGCGTAGAATTTTTCAGCTCTTTTGGTGGAAATCCAGTTTCATGCGCCATTGGAAAATCTGTTTTAGAGGTCATTGAAAGCGAAAACCTTCAAGAAAATGCACGAGAGTGTGGGAATTACTACAAGTCTCTATTCGAAGAATTAAAAAAACAGCATGCGGTAATTGGTGATGTTAGAGGTTCTGGGCTGTTTTTAGGCATTGAGCTCATTGATGAATTCGAAAAACCAAATACCATTTTGGCACAACACATTAAAAATGAGCTTAGAAAGAACTACATTTTGATCAGCACCGATGGTCCTTTTGACAGTGTAATCAAAACAAAACCTCCTCTCGTTTTTAATCGCGAAAATGCCTTAAGAGTTGTTGAAGAGATTGATAAAATCCTTCAAAACAAATAAAAACCAAAAATAATATTAGTTCATCTTTTTTCGATTCATAAAATTAATAGTAAAAAATAGGCAACCATCAGCACTTTTTTTGTGTTATAACTATGCTGAACCACAACTATGAAAATTTTA
Above is a genomic segment from Flavobacteriales bacterium containing:
- a CDS encoding aminotransferase class III-fold pyridoxal phosphate-dependent enzyme; translated protein: HPMGAVITSEEISNSFEMGVEFFSSFGGNPVSCAIGKSVLEVIESENLQENARECGNYYKSLFEELKKQHAVIGDVRGSGLFLGIELIDEFEKPNTILAQHIKNELRKNYILISTDGPFDSVIKTKPPLVFNRENALRVVEEIDKILQNK